A single region of the Deinococcus radiopugnans ATCC 19172 genome encodes:
- the uvrC gene encoding excinuclease ABC subunit UvrC, whose translation MHFDDLPVLPTTPGVYLFRKGGVPIYIGKANNIRSRVGQHFKAGGKSGKFTALAESLEFITARNEVEALVLEANLIKQHRPHYNVTLKDDKHYPFLKLTNEAFPMLVVTRRVLKDGGSYYGPYPDSSAVRRVKHLIDTMFPLRKNSGLPMQKKPRPCLNYHMGRCLGPCVDQADPPEYARVVDDVKSLLEGRAAPVISRLKEDMKVAAQGQDFEQAARVRDRVQAVQKLFGTEQHAFVSDETDLDFLGVAQAGEYAMVQLFRMRGGRVVGRDKRFLTNAEEGTPGEIVGAFVQDYYTQATHVPPLILLPAEFEDAPLWSEFLSEKAGRKTAMRMPRRGDKVDLVEMAQRNAVNGLDSELALLERRGDHPGLDALREVLALPDRPWRIEGFDNSNLFGTNIVSGMVVFEGGRARRGEHRRFKVKGLDHPDDYTAMKQTVHRRFTGSLADKLPLPDLIVIDGGRGQVNAALDALKEANIQVPVVGLAKREETIILPGRYGAQWWLETGTEVGVNRELLLLHTHPALRILIAVRDEVHQYAITYHRKLRGQDMLRSVFDDLPGIGQKRRDALLEEFSSLEDLAAAPVAQIAAVPGMNARAAQSVKDFLSQREANRAPLG comes from the coding sequence GTGCATTTCGACGATCTGCCCGTGCTGCCCACCACCCCCGGCGTGTACCTGTTTCGCAAGGGGGGCGTGCCCATTTACATCGGCAAGGCCAACAACATCCGCAGCCGGGTGGGGCAGCACTTCAAGGCGGGCGGCAAGAGCGGCAAGTTCACCGCACTGGCCGAGTCGCTGGAATTCATCACCGCGCGCAACGAGGTCGAGGCGCTGGTCTTAGAGGCCAACCTGATCAAGCAGCACCGCCCGCACTACAACGTCACCCTGAAGGACGACAAGCACTACCCGTTCCTGAAGCTGACCAACGAGGCGTTTCCCATGCTGGTGGTGACGCGGCGGGTCCTGAAGGACGGCGGCAGCTACTACGGGCCGTACCCGGATTCCTCGGCGGTGCGGCGGGTCAAGCACCTGATCGACACCATGTTCCCGCTGCGCAAGAACAGCGGGCTGCCCATGCAGAAAAAACCGCGCCCGTGCCTGAATTACCACATGGGCCGCTGCCTGGGGCCGTGCGTGGACCAGGCCGACCCGCCGGAATACGCCCGCGTGGTGGACGACGTGAAATCGCTGCTGGAGGGCCGCGCCGCACCCGTCATCTCACGCCTGAAAGAAGACATGAAGGTGGCCGCGCAGGGCCAGGACTTCGAGCAGGCCGCCCGCGTGCGTGACCGCGTGCAGGCGGTGCAGAAGCTGTTCGGCACCGAGCAGCACGCCTTCGTGAGCGACGAGACCGACCTGGACTTCCTGGGGGTGGCGCAGGCCGGGGAGTACGCGATGGTGCAGCTGTTCCGCATGCGCGGCGGGCGCGTGGTGGGCCGCGACAAGCGCTTCCTGACCAACGCCGAGGAAGGCACGCCCGGCGAGATCGTGGGGGCCTTCGTGCAGGACTACTACACCCAGGCCACGCACGTGCCGCCGCTGATCCTGCTGCCCGCCGAGTTTGAGGACGCGCCGCTGTGGAGCGAATTTTTAAGCGAGAAGGCCGGGCGCAAAACGGCCATGCGGATGCCCCGGCGCGGCGACAAGGTGGACCTGGTGGAGATGGCGCAGCGCAACGCGGTCAACGGCCTGGATTCCGAGCTGGCGCTGCTGGAGCGGCGGGGTGACCATCCGGGCCTCGACGCGCTGCGCGAGGTGCTGGCGCTGCCGGATCGCCCGTGGCGCATCGAGGGTTTTGATAACTCCAACCTGTTCGGCACCAACATCGTCTCGGGCATGGTGGTCTTCGAGGGCGGGCGGGCGCGGCGCGGGGAACACCGCCGATTCAAGGTCAAGGGACTGGATCACCCGGACGACTACACCGCCATGAAACAGACCGTACACCGGCGCTTCACCGGCAGCCTGGCCGACAAATTGCCGTTGCCGGACCTGATCGTGATCGACGGCGGGCGCGGGCAGGTCAACGCCGCCCTCGACGCCTTGAAGGAGGCGAATATTCAGGTGCCGGTGGTGGGCCTCGCCAAGCGCGAGGAGACCATCATCCTGCCGGGGCGCTACGGGGCGCAGTGGTGGCTGGAGACGGGAACAGAGGTGGGCGTGAACCGTGAGCTGCTGCTGCTGCACACCCATCCGGCGCTGCGGATTCTGATCGCCGTGCGCGACGAGGTGCACCAGTACGCCATCACCTACCACCGAAAACTGCGCGGCCAGGACATGCTCCGCAGCGTGTTCGACGATCTGCCGGGCATCGGGCAGAAGCGGCGGGACGCGCTGCTCGAGGAGTTCTCCAGTCTGGAAGACCTGGCCGCCGCCCCGGTGGCGCAGATCGCCGCCGTGCCGGGTATGAACGCGCGGGCCGCCCAGAGCGTCAAGGATTTTCTGAGCCAGCGTGAGGCCAACCGGGCGCCGCTGGGCTGA
- the bshA gene encoding N-acetyl-alpha-D-glucosaminyl L-malate synthase BshA: MKVAVLCHASAGGSGVVATELGLQVARAGHEVHFVGSAQPFRLSGQGGMRGPYFHQVSGFAYALFEQPYPELAAANTLTEVMLEYGVELAHAHYAIPHATAAIHARAIVGAGRVLTTLHGTDVTLVGAEPAFRHTTRHAIERSDHVTAVSQFLADQTREVFGVDREIEVIHNFVDAGRFRRITDPEVRLRFAHPEEALLVHVSNFRPVKRVEDVVQVFARVASEMPARLLMIGDGPERPRAFELAQQLGVIGRTHFLGSFPDVETVLGISDLFVLPSSNESFGLAALEAMSCEVPVVAARAGGIPEVVEDGVTGLLRPVGDVDGMADAALSILRDRERYLGMGTAARHAATSRFSPAHIVPQYLAAYERVIRQD, from the coding sequence TTGAAGGTCGCCGTGCTGTGCCACGCCAGCGCTGGCGGCTCGGGCGTCGTCGCCACCGAACTGGGCCTGCAGGTGGCGCGGGCCGGACACGAGGTGCATTTCGTCGGCTCGGCGCAGCCGTTCCGGCTGTCGGGACAGGGCGGCATGCGCGGGCCGTATTTCCATCAGGTCAGCGGCTTCGCCTACGCCCTGTTCGAACAACCGTACCCGGAGCTGGCCGCCGCCAACACCCTGACCGAGGTGATGCTGGAATACGGGGTGGAACTCGCGCACGCGCACTACGCCATTCCGCATGCCACGGCGGCCATCCACGCCCGTGCCATCGTCGGCGCGGGCCGGGTGCTGACCACGCTGCACGGCACCGACGTCACGCTGGTGGGCGCCGAACCGGCCTTCCGGCACACCACCCGCCACGCCATTGAGCGCAGCGACCATGTGACTGCCGTGTCGCAGTTTCTGGCGGATCAGACACGTGAGGTCTTCGGCGTGGACCGCGAGATCGAGGTGATTCACAACTTTGTGGACGCGGGGCGGTTCCGGCGCATCACCGACCCCGAGGTGCGGCTGCGCTTTGCCCATCCGGAGGAGGCCCTGCTGGTGCATGTCAGCAATTTCCGTCCGGTCAAACGGGTTGAGGACGTGGTGCAGGTGTTCGCCCGCGTGGCCTCCGAGATGCCGGCCCGGCTGCTGATGATCGGCGACGGGCCCGAGCGTCCCCGCGCCTTTGAACTCGCGCAGCAGCTGGGCGTGATTGGCCGCACGCATTTCCTGGGGTCCTTCCCCGACGTGGAGACCGTGCTGGGCATCAGTGACCTGTTCGTGTTGCCCAGCAGCAACGAGAGCTTCGGCCTGGCCGCGCTGGAGGCCATGAGCTGCGAGGTGCCGGTGGTGGCGGCCCGTGCCGGCGGCATTCCGGAAGTCGTCGAGGACGGCGTGACCGGCCTTCTGCGCCCGGTGGGTGACGTGGACGGCATGGCCGACGCCGCACTGAGCATCCTGCGGGACCGCGAACGTTATCTGGGCATGGGCACGGCGGCGAGGCACGCAGCCACCTCGCGCTTTTCCCCCGCCCACATCGTGCCGCAGTATCTGGCAGCCTACGAACGGGTGATCCGGCAGGATTGA
- a CDS encoding histidine phosphatase family protein → MTSSRLFLARHGQTSGNVAGILRGADSRHDELTAEGEAQALALADKIAALDPDSPRVYASTYTRTQQTAAPIAQLLGVPVTVLDGIQEIDPGEWRGRPYSDLKTHFDELIGPDDRVSFPGGESQGEVADRFEAALHTVLARPGTPIVVSHGGALTSVLIRLLRLPVVESWRSGRFAPENAGVSELCRTVHGWQIKK, encoded by the coding sequence GTGACCTCCTCCCGTCTTTTTCTGGCCCGGCATGGGCAGACCTCCGGCAATGTCGCGGGCATCCTGCGCGGCGCCGACAGCCGGCATGACGAATTGACCGCCGAGGGCGAGGCCCAGGCCCTCGCGTTGGCCGACAAGATCGCCGCCCTTGATCCCGATTCGCCGCGGGTCTACGCCAGCACCTACACCCGTACCCAGCAGACGGCGGCCCCCATTGCCCAGTTGCTCGGCGTGCCCGTGACGGTTCTGGACGGCATTCAGGAAATTGATCCCGGGGAATGGCGTGGTCGCCCGTACAGCGATCTGAAAACGCACTTTGACGAACTGATTGGCCCGGACGACCGCGTGTCGTTTCCCGGCGGCGAGAGCCAGGGCGAGGTGGCGGACCGCTTCGAGGCGGCCCTGCACACCGTTCTGGCGCGGCCCGGCACGCCCATTGTCGTTTCGCACGGCGGCGCCCTGACCTCGGTGCTGATCCGTCTGTTGCGCCTCCCGGTGGTGGAGAGCTGGCGCTCTGGGCGCTTTGCCCCGGAAAACGCCGGAGTGTCTGAACTGTGCCGCACGGTGCACGGATGGCAAATTAAGAAGTAA
- a CDS encoding DegV family protein, with protein sequence MIAVLTDSTCDLPLEDARKLGVHIIPLTVHMQERDLLDWQEVDPDAVYHHMKSGGTASTTPVAVAAFAARYRELLDTHDEVVSIHLSGKLSETVEHARRAVTLLNMERRIHVVDSGLASSPLAEAVLAARTAILSGGDPASAVQAARAVCDQIHTEFSVLSLDYLRRSGRIGRTQAFFGNALGLRPILGFEGGELKALRRCKADHAIPDMLGGLRARFGDQPLSISVIHAGRDSGRIQALRHAVTTSGLNVKQARMQLMGPVIGAHVGPGTFGFMARPA encoded by the coding sequence ATGATCGCTGTACTGACCGACTCGACCTGTGATCTTCCGCTGGAAGACGCCCGCAAACTGGGCGTCCACATCATTCCCCTGACCGTTCACATGCAGGAGCGCGACCTGCTCGACTGGCAGGAGGTCGATCCCGATGCCGTCTACCACCACATGAAGTCGGGCGGGACGGCCAGCACCACGCCGGTGGCTGTGGCCGCCTTCGCCGCCCGGTACCGCGAACTGCTCGACACCCACGACGAGGTGGTCAGCATCCACCTGTCGGGCAAGCTCTCCGAGACCGTGGAGCATGCCCGGCGGGCCGTGACGCTGCTGAACATGGAACGGCGCATTCATGTGGTGGACAGTGGACTGGCCAGCAGTCCCCTGGCCGAAGCGGTGCTGGCCGCCCGCACGGCCATCCTGAGCGGAGGTGACCCCGCAAGTGCGGTGCAGGCCGCCAGGGCCGTCTGCGATCAGATCCACACCGAATTCAGCGTGCTGTCGCTGGACTACCTGCGTCGGAGCGGGCGGATTGGCCGCACCCAGGCTTTTTTCGGCAATGCCCTGGGCCTGCGCCCGATCCTGGGTTTCGAGGGCGGCGAACTCAAGGCCCTGCGGCGCTGCAAGGCGGACCACGCCATTCCGGACATGCTGGGTGGGCTGCGTGCCCGCTTCGGCGATCAGCCGCTGTCCATCTCGGTGATTCACGCCGGGCGCGACAGTGGCCGCATCCAGGCCCTGCGCCACGCCGTGACCACCAGCGGCCTGAATGTCAAACAGGCCCGCATGCAGCTGATGGGTCCGGTGATCGGCGCGCACGTGGGGCCGGGAACGTTTGGATTTATGGCCCGCCCGGCCTGA
- the ileS gene encoding isoleucine--tRNA ligase: MSTFKPVEANPKFPALEEATQQWWAEKKIFERSLEQTAAGPVYTFYEGPPTANGQPGIHHVQARSFKDLFPRFKTMQGFHVPRKAGWDTHGLPVEIGVEKKLGLNSKREVEAYGIDKFNAECRQSVFVYEADWRRFTERMGYWVDLDDAYMTLHKDYIESVWWSVAELEKKGLLYRGFRVAPYCPKDGTTLSNAEVSDGYKDIQDPSIYVALDLKEPQKIGLEAGAAFLVWTTTPWTLPYNVGVAIHPEFEYVAAKDKDGKVLILARTLLNEVLGEGAEVVKSFRGTELDRLSYEPLYTEAYEAEGDGAPIWMSGLDTYVSDSDGTGIVHTAPAFGEDDMRLAKNYGFPVIVGVDPEGKHRYGPWKGVFFRDANTDIIRDLKARGVMWRDKNFMHSYPHCWRCGTPLMYYATESWYLNNTSLKERLIELNQSIDWHPPHIKNGRYGGWLENLIDWNLSRNRYWGTPLPVWETADGGKYKVVGSYAELAELSGRPEVTGENFDPHRPYVDDITFELGGETYRRVPYVMDVWYDSGSMPFAQHHYPFENKAKFEDGGFPADFIAEAIDQTRGWFNSLHQIGTMVFDSVAYKSVICSGHILDEKGLKMSKSKGNIVDPWAVFEQYGADAARWYMYVSAPPELSRRFGMNLVGEAFRSYFLTLWNTYSFFVLYANLDQPDLRAAPPLEERPEVDRWLLAKVQALITVVTERLENYDPTGSSRALQDFVTEDLSNWYVRRNRRRFWSGDGQVDLSAYATLHYALVTVTQLTAPFTPFLAETLYQNLVRSVDDTAPESVHLSGWPTVDESLAAPALVGEMDAVLRVVGLGRAVRAGSGMRQRQPLPRVLLRARTPQMTAALGRFEGQIREELNVKEVELLDQYAELVSYTLRPNLPLLGKKFGKAVPQVRAALAAADASEIARAVRDGQQFEVIAPTGERFELGPDEVLVDAQSPEGYAAQEEAGYLVAFDTALTRELELEGLARDLVRGIQDGRKRAGFEVQDRITLHLELEGDARAAAEAWQEYLMSETLAETLVFGEASGFRAEVEGGAAYLERLEADGLTA, translated from the coding sequence ATGTCCACCTTCAAACCCGTCGAAGCCAATCCCAAATTTCCTGCGTTAGAGGAGGCCACCCAGCAGTGGTGGGCCGAAAAGAAAATCTTCGAGCGCAGCCTGGAGCAGACCGCCGCCGGCCCGGTCTACACCTTTTACGAGGGGCCGCCTACCGCCAACGGGCAGCCGGGCATCCACCACGTCCAGGCGCGCAGTTTCAAGGATCTGTTTCCGCGCTTCAAGACCATGCAGGGCTTCCACGTGCCGCGCAAGGCCGGCTGGGACACGCACGGCTTGCCGGTGGAAATCGGCGTCGAGAAAAAACTGGGCCTGAACTCCAAGCGCGAGGTGGAGGCCTACGGCATCGACAAGTTCAACGCCGAATGCCGCCAGAGCGTTTTCGTGTACGAGGCCGACTGGCGCAGGTTCACCGAGCGCATGGGCTACTGGGTGGACTTGGACGACGCCTACATGACGCTGCACAAGGACTACATCGAGTCGGTGTGGTGGAGCGTGGCCGAGCTGGAGAAGAAGGGGCTGCTGTACCGGGGCTTCCGCGTCGCGCCGTACTGCCCCAAAGACGGCACCACGCTGTCCAACGCCGAGGTCAGCGACGGCTACAAGGACATCCAGGATCCCAGCATCTACGTGGCGCTGGATCTGAAGGAGCCACAAAAAATCGGGCTGGAGGCGGGCGCGGCATTTCTGGTGTGGACGACGACGCCGTGGACACTGCCGTACAACGTGGGCGTCGCGATCCATCCGGAGTTCGAGTACGTGGCGGCGAAGGACAAGGACGGCAAGGTGCTGATCCTGGCCCGCACGCTGCTGAATGAGGTGCTGGGCGAAGGCGCGGAAGTCGTGAAGTCGTTCCGGGGAACGGAACTGGATCGGCTGAGCTACGAGCCTCTGTACACCGAGGCGTATGAGGCGGAGGGCGACGGCGCCCCGATCTGGATGAGCGGCCTGGACACCTACGTCTCCGACAGCGACGGCACCGGCATCGTGCATACCGCCCCGGCCTTTGGCGAGGACGACATGCGGCTGGCGAAGAACTACGGCTTCCCGGTGATCGTGGGCGTCGATCCTGAAGGAAAGCACCGTTACGGCCCGTGGAAGGGCGTGTTTTTCCGCGACGCCAACACGGACATCATCCGGGATCTCAAGGCGCGCGGTGTGATGTGGCGCGACAAGAACTTCATGCACAGCTACCCGCACTGCTGGCGCTGCGGCACGCCGCTGATGTACTACGCCACCGAGAGCTGGTACCTGAACAACACCTCCCTGAAAGAGCGGCTGATCGAGCTGAACCAGAGTATCGACTGGCACCCGCCGCACATCAAGAACGGGCGCTATGGCGGCTGGCTGGAAAACCTGATCGACTGGAACCTGTCGCGCAACCGCTACTGGGGCACGCCGCTGCCGGTGTGGGAAACAGCGGACGGGGGCAAGTACAAGGTGGTGGGCAGCTACGCCGAACTGGCGGAACTCAGCGGGCGGCCTGAAGTCACGGGGGAGAACTTCGATCCTCACCGCCCCTACGTGGATGACATCACCTTCGAGTTGGGCGGCGAGACGTACCGGCGCGTGCCCTACGTGATGGACGTGTGGTACGACAGCGGCTCGATGCCGTTCGCGCAGCACCACTATCCGTTTGAAAATAAGGCGAAGTTTGAGGACGGGGGCTTTCCCGCCGACTTCATCGCGGAGGCCATCGATCAGACGCGCGGGTGGTTCAACAGCCTGCACCAGATCGGCACGATGGTCTTCGATTCGGTGGCGTACAAGTCGGTGATCTGCTCGGGGCACATCCTGGACGAGAAGGGCCTGAAGATGTCCAAGAGCAAGGGGAACATCGTCGATCCCTGGGCGGTGTTCGAGCAGTACGGCGCCGACGCCGCGCGCTGGTACATGTACGTGTCCGCGCCGCCGGAACTGTCCCGGCGCTTCGGCATGAACCTGGTGGGCGAGGCGTTCCGCAGCTACTTCCTCACACTATGGAACACCTACAGCTTCTTTGTGCTGTACGCCAATCTGGACCAACCGGACTTGCGGGCCGCACCGCCGCTGGAGGAACGCCCGGAAGTCGATAGATGGCTGCTGGCGAAGGTGCAGGCGCTGATTACAGTCGTGACCGAGCGGCTGGAAAACTACGATCCCACCGGATCAAGTCGGGCGCTGCAGGACTTCGTGACCGAGGATCTGAGCAACTGGTACGTGCGGCGCAACCGCAGGCGCTTCTGGTCTGGGGACGGGCAGGTGGATCTGAGCGCCTACGCCACGCTGCACTACGCGCTGGTGACGGTGACGCAGCTGACCGCGCCGTTCACGCCGTTCCTGGCCGAGACGCTGTACCAGAATCTGGTGCGGAGTGTGGACGACACCGCGCCGGAAAGCGTCCATCTGTCCGGCTGGCCCACGGTGGACGAGTCGCTCGCGGCCCCGGCGCTGGTGGGCGAGATGGACGCCGTGCTGCGTGTGGTGGGACTGGGCCGGGCGGTGCGTGCCGGCAGCGGGATGCGCCAGCGCCAGCCGCTTCCGCGCGTGCTGCTGCGGGCCCGCACGCCCCAGATGACGGCGGCGCTGGGCCGGTTCGAGGGACAGATTCGCGAGGAACTGAACGTGAAGGAGGTGGAGTTGCTGGACCAGTACGCCGAGCTGGTCAGCTACACGCTGCGCCCCAACCTGCCGCTGCTGGGCAAGAAATTCGGCAAGGCGGTGCCGCAGGTGCGCGCAGCGCTGGCGGCGGCGGACGCCTCCGAGATCGCGCGGGCGGTGCGGGACGGCCAGCAGTTTGAGGTCATCGCGCCGACGGGCGAGCGCTTCGAGCTGGGGCCGGACGAGGTGCTGGTGGACGCCCAGTCCCCCGAAGGCTACGCCGCTCAGGAGGAGGCCGGGTATCTGGTGGCTTTCGACACGGCGCTGACGCGCGAGCTGGAGCTGGAGGGACTGGCCCGCGATCTGGTGCGCGGCATCCAGGACGGGCGCAAGCGGGCCGGATTCGAGGTGCAGGACCGCATCACCCTGCATCTGGAGCTGGAAGGCGACGCCCGCGCCGCCGCCGAGGCGTGGCAGGAGTACCTGATGTCCGAGACGCTGGCCGAGACGCTGGTCTTCGGTGAGGCGTCCGGGTTCAGGGCCGAGGTCGAGGGCGGCGCGGCTTACCTGGAGCGGCTGGAGGCGGACGGACTGACGGCGTAA
- a CDS encoding spheroidene monooxygenase has translation MSVPPSNRLVTLTVNRFAAADTRAGMRRMATDHVYLRGLPGLEFYRLLGTGQGVKLSLSVDPRRWARFAVWQSRTAFELFEASPWRRKERGLVADTATLLLSPVRWHGRWAGQEPLGRAAAHASSGERPVAVLTRAVIRPARLAAFWRAVPGTQVFAADQPGLISALGLGEWPLLQQATFSVWQDEASMRAYAYQGHAHRRAIARTRQENWYSEELFARFEVQEVRGVWAGLPSDMS, from the coding sequence ATGTCCGTCCCGCCCTCAAACAGGCTTGTAACCCTGACCGTCAACCGTTTTGCCGCCGCCGACACCCGCGCGGGCATGCGGCGCATGGCGACGGACCACGTCTACCTGCGCGGTCTGCCGGGTCTGGAGTTCTACCGGCTGCTGGGGACGGGTCAGGGCGTGAAACTCTCGTTGAGCGTGGACCCGCGCCGCTGGGCGCGCTTCGCCGTGTGGCAGTCGCGAACCGCCTTCGAGCTGTTCGAGGCCAGCCCCTGGCGCCGGAAGGAACGGGGGCTGGTGGCCGACACCGCCACGCTGCTGCTGTCGCCTGTGCGCTGGCATGGGCGCTGGGCGGGTCAGGAACCGCTGGGCCGCGCCGCCGCCCACGCTTCTTCCGGCGAACGTCCGGTGGCGGTCCTGACCCGCGCCGTGATTCGACCGGCGCGGCTGGCGGCCTTCTGGCGCGCGGTGCCGGGCACGCAGGTCTTCGCGGCAGATCAGCCCGGTCTGATCTCCGCCCTGGGGCTGGGTGAGTGGCCGCTGCTGCAGCAGGCCACCTTCAGCGTGTGGCAGGACGAGGCGAGCATGCGGGCCTACGCGTATCAGGGCCACGCGCACCGCCGTGCCATCGCCCGCACCCGCCAGGAAAACTGGTACAGCGAGGAGTTGTTCGCCCGGTTCGAGGTGCAGGAGGTCCGGGGCGTGTGGGCGGGGCTGCCGTCTGACATGTCCTGA